The following DNA comes from Centroberyx gerrardi isolate f3 chromosome 4, fCenGer3.hap1.cur.20231027, whole genome shotgun sequence.
TTTGCTTGAACCAGGAATCTCTGGGAGTTGGAGCCATATCACAGAGCCCAGATCCAGGCTTCATCTGCAGACCAAGCTCTTGCTCTCTGGAGCTTCTCCAGCCCAGATAAAACACAGCCACATAATGGCTCCAGTTTATCTCCTCTCCAACCGTCCAATCTTCCGTTCCAGTTCCCACCCCCTTTCTCCTGGATCTCTCCCGCTCTACATACCAAAGAGGGAAATCAATTCATCTCTCCCCACATTGCCTTGTCTTGGTCCAGCTCTTTCTGGTGGACTATTAAAATGATCCTTTAGGGGAGAGAAGCATTAGAATGTTCCGAATTCAACATGGAAGCTTTGTTCTGTGAAGCTTTTTTTGGCTCGCTGTATCAACATGGTCTTGTGTGTGCAGTAGGCCAACCTCTGAGCTCCAGATTTGTTTGCAAACACGCACTGTGGTTGCAGTGGAATAAAAAGAGCAGAGATCAGGTCCTCAGTGCTCTTGCATTATTAGACAAGATTATATGTGTCAGTGTATTCTGTGCTCCATAGggttgtatgtatgtttgtgttaaaCATGCACTATGAGATTAGCTGTAAAGCTGTAGCATAATAAACTGTCACTTGgtagtactgtatgtgtgcacttTGCATGTGTGGTTCTGTGGTGTGCCAAATAGTTGACTCcatcctgtgtgtttgtgcttgtgttccTCCAGAGGAGTCGTCAAACACGTTGAAGGTGGCTTCCTACATCCTCATCGGCGTGGGTTCCCTGTCCATGGCCATGGGCTTCTTCGGCTGCATAGGAGCCATCTATGAAATCCGTTGTCTGCTGGGCCTGGTGAGGCGTTACAATCACCTCCAGCTCTCATGCCGGCATGCTATAGCTTGGCTTCGTACTCATAGAGAACAACACCTTCACTACAATAGATAAGCCATTCAAACAACTAAACCTAAAACTGTGTGACTCATTTAAGATGTAACCACAGTGCACTCATTAGCACACAGGCCTACCCACTGTATATTTGCAATTGCTATGCAACCattgaaaatacacaaaagaTACAGTTATTTTTATTCTGAGACCGAGATATGAAACCTCTATGTAAATGCACCTGCTTGAAATCCCATGCACAGCTAAGAATGCATGATTCCTCGTGACATTAAAGCCCTTCATCATTTCTGCTTATGTGtggcctggggggggggggggggggacgactTAGGGGGTACAGAGAAGAGTGGGGATGGGTGCATGACCTCTAAAGGTTTAAACCTGCTAGGGGTTAACAGGGAAACGACGGTGACCTACTTCCCCCCAGTGACAATGACCAGCTGGCGGCCCATAGCCTACTCCAACGGGGgaccctccaccccccatcccacacacacacacacacacacaccacctcttacTCTATGTGAAATCCTATACTCTTAAGTGAGACATACTGACATTACTGTGGAAGGATCCTTAATGGCTTACACTGTTCCTCTGTTAAGGCTTCAGAGATTATGTTTAAGACGCTGTATCTCTAAACACAGATTAAAGGCAAACGAAAATGAAAGGTAACAATGTCTGCCTTGCCCAGGgaagtgatttttatttttgtttttttcactggtTTTGTTAGGATTTTTTTATCGCCAACTCTAATGGGAGATTACTCATTTCCTActttttcctgtttgtttcGTGTGTGTGCTGATCACATCCTTGCTTGATATTCTCTGTAGACATGGCCTGCACATTAATATTTTTCTCCTCAAATCGCAGTGATGCCAGTGTTTTGTGGGCTTTGATTGTGAATGTTGTTATAATGCTGTGTCCCTTTATCCGCCACAGTACTTCACCTGCCTCCTGCTCATCCTCATCGCCCAGGTGACTGCTGGAGTGCTCATTTACTTCCAAAGGGATCGGGTGAGTCACTGTTACCTAgctctaataataatagtatctCCCTCTttgcatctctccctccccttctttcctactgtctcttttccctcttcgtTTGTCCTTCTGTCTTTATGTCTTACTCTGTCTTCCTAGCTCCTCTCACTTCATTCTCTGCCCTAATTTTACGTCCTCtttcaccctcctccccctgcttcccatgctctctccctccctctcaccatccttccttccctcagtACAGCTGGGACCGACTGGGCATTCCCGCGCCCCCGCCTTCACAGCTGTGGCTGGCTGCATTTTAGTCTTGACTAAGGCCTGTTAGGAAGCCCCCCGACATCCCGTGATGAAATGGACAGTTAGCTCCGCGTATGGAAAGTGACAGTGGTGTGGGTTTGTGATTGATGTCACTGGATACTGGTCgaaagtgagacagagcagGTGGGCTGTGGAATATATGTGACATCTCTAGAGGAAGTAGCACTGAGGCTCCTGCACTGTATGTTTCCATTGTTCTCTTGGTTCCCCCGctgagtttgtgttttgtgagagagagagagagagagagaaccaaaaGTTCATAGTGGGTGAGCGGGGCTAAAGCTGCTGTCATTTGCTGACATATTTAACTGGTATGTCTAATATTGCCACATCTGGGACGATGGTAATTATCATCCCAGAGATAGAAACCACTTGCCAGTGAAGTCTCTGATGGCACAGTGCCCCCTACAGGTGGGATCAGCAACTCACCAGGGTTGATCGAATATGTTCTAGTCTTTGCTCTGGGTTGAAAAGGGGCATTCAAGCTCAACGTCATTCTGTTTTGATCTGAAGAACCATACCAAACTGTAATAAACTATGCAGCCTGCGTGTTTGCACTTTGCATAAAGGGAGTGTTGTGTTTGAACACACCAACCCCTCTGACCGGTTTCATGTTTCGTGAACTCGGCCATTGTCTCCTAGCATTTCTAAAGCCATTCCCATGATCAGCCTCACCCCTCCAGGACTCGGGATAGGTGGAGGCTGCCGTCGCCTTTTCAGCTGTTTGCCTTTCAGTTGGGTGTATGTGCTTacgaacgtgtgtgtgtgtttgtgtgtgtgtctgtgagagcaCGTGTGTGTCCCTAGCCTAGACATGCTCCCTGTGTTTAAGGTTTACCACAGGGCAGGGTGGTGCCCTTTCCCAGAACAGGGTGAGGCTCTCGCTCGTCTCCTGTAGGGCTCTGAAGATACTTCCCTACCACTGTACTgtgactccacacacacataaacacagaatcATGCTCCCTCTAAGCTGTACTTGTGCAATGTTTCAGCCCAACACAGGACTTCATCAAGCAATTCTAGCTCACATATTGCCTGATGAAACATTTGGTTAAAAGGTTGCACCAGAAAATCTTAGTGGGGGCAAGATTTCGTGAGTGGATGTTTTCATTTCTTCAGCACTGTCTTTAGTTTTTACCCTGCACCTGAGATTAACTGCTATCTAGAATGTGTACtcactgttttctgtgtctcaCAAACcaatacacaaataaacataacCATTCATATTATTTGTGTGCACTGTAAACTGATCATCAGTATTGTGTGTATTATGAATTACTGTGATGTGTACACTATGGGTTATTGATATCCTATCCTCATTGGTTTTCCCCAGCTGAAATACGAGATGTCCAACATCATTAAGGGTATGCTGGTCAACTACACTGGGCAGAACAGGACCACAGAACACACATGGGACTACATCCAGAGGACGGTGAGTTGGCTCGACCAAGGCCCAGAGGGGAACAGCCGCATGACTCTATAGAGTGGAAGCCATTGTACTATAGTAATTGAATAAGACTAAAGCAACTAACTAactatatagcacttttcttaagcTAGTGCTGTAATataaaaggaacaaaataaacatattaaacAAGTCAGCTATAGTAAAGAGATGACTTGCATTGCTTGCTCCATTAGTACCTTCTTCATGCAAGAAGTAGCACAAGACCATGTAATGCCAATATTATCATTACAATataaagaaacatttaaaaaatatgctACAACAGGTTGCattaacatatgccatttggtggaaaCTCACTCACGAGAACTGAGATTGGCCCGCTTCATATTTCCTCCTACATTTATCCGGTTAATATTGATCCACCGATAgagaagacaacatggagcagatcgAAGAGAGACTAGCTGAGGAGGTTTGcaaatatgttcatttgtacGACACCTTGTCCTCAAGTTATAAAGAGTAtcagatgtcactgaattcatAGTGAGAAACATCCCAAAACATGAGtgtcagagaatgtaaacactgcTACTTCTGTTGTTATTACTTCCATGCTAACAAAACACGACACTGCCATAGACTACCATAGACTGTAGGTGTAGACACCTACAGCGTAGCAACGCGACACTTCGATGCAGAACTATAAAACACTAAAGTACTACTAAATAACAGCAAATAGCAAATAAAATTAACAGTCTATAACAACTTGAAGTCAGACAGCACCATGCTCTGATACTGTTAGAcaaagttttctgtgttttctgccctgtttctttcccccctcgttctttctctctctcctgccaagCCTCTTTCCCCTGTGGTGTTGTTGGGAACAGCAGCCAAGAAGGGATTGGTCTCAAACAACACAATTGGAATGCTCCTTCACTGTGGCAATGGATTTGACAGTTTTATATTAATCTCATTTGATGTGCCATAAATCTTGCTAttgctttctcttctttcttttgtccTCTTCTTGTACTTTTTTGCCCCTGCCAATATTTTGCTTTATAGagtttttataatttttttaaattaaaactcaaccttctctccatctccatctccctctttctctttacctccttttctctctctctctctctctcgcctccttccctccgACCAGATGAAGTGCTGTGGGTGGACTGGTCCAGGTAACTGGTCCGAGAACATCTGGATTAAGAACAGCTCCCAGATCCTCTACTCCTGCTCCTGTCGTAACGAAACTCTGCCCGGCACTGACATCAAGGAGACGGGTCTGTGTGAGAACCTGTCCGCAGACCTTCCTGTTTATGAAACGGTACGTAATACTCACAAAATCTCCAATACCATTTTAGGTTAAAAATCAATGTCTAAAATCCAGTTGTGCACCTACACTGATCACTGTTTATGTTATTTGTCACATCTCAGTCTAAATAAGTGAATAGTATCAATGCCAGCATGGCAGACCTGGATCAAATAATAGTtgtatagtaatagtagtttgCAAATAAATTTTATCGTTAGAGAAGTATAATTTTTGCTTGGAATATGCAATTGGTAGGGTTCAAGACATCGGACAGTAAAATGAGTGCTAGAAACTTTAGTCAATCAGAGGAAGTAtgcagggtccaaaattaactttttggcttacCTGCCAAGGTGGCTGGTAGATGAAAAAATGTACCGGCCAGACAGATTTTTCACcagccaaaaataataaattgctttttactattgcaatttgctattattactatttagcATGTCGTCTTGGTCTCATATGCGATTCTCAATCAATATTATAGTAGtgtgcagtaataatagtagtaacatCAACTGTATGCAGAAATATTAATTCAACTGTTTCAACACTAAAGTGTAACACATTTGAATTAATAAATTCAGTGGTATTCAACATGACCCCCTCCTTAAACTCCAGCCGTGTTCTTGGAGCACCTGAATCATTGTATCGCCACCTCTCACAGAACTTCCTCGATAGTTTCGGCGGATGAGACGAGGAGGGGGCGCTTGCATTGGCCGTGGCAGCAGTGCTCTCTTCGGCCTGAAGTTcacctgttttctttctctttcctgggGGCTCCACTCCCGCAATAAATCTCCACATGGCTGGGTTTGTTTCAACTGTAACAAAAAATCGCGCGGTTTGATGACTGACGCAATTACGTACTACGCACGACACACGCAGCACGGCAGATCTAGCAGATTGAAGTGACAGCAAACCAGCAGCTTTCTCCAGCGCGTGcaggaaattcatttttttctaccgGCCAGAGTGCCGGGTGGTCTCCATAATTTACTCGCCAAAGACTAAATTTACCCGCATTTGGCGACTGGCGagtgttaattttggaccctggaAGTATGTGAAAGTcagtatatttgtttttttatactcTTCTGTGATTGACACCTTACACCATCTAAATTGTTATACTGTAATAAACTCCACCCAGCCTGTGCCCCAGGAGGGTTAAAACAAATGCCCAAATTATTTGCGAATGCTAATTGCCTCAGGTCTAGACCGCGGCTCGGTTTACTTCATCAGGGCGGAACACAAGACAGCTATGCCGGCATTGTTCTGTGAGACTACTTCACACCTTTACACATTATGTAACCTGATTTGACTCATGTTGTGTAACTCCTGCTGCCAACTCAGTGTGACTGTATGGTCGTACTTAATCAGCCCAGTGAACACTGACAGTTGAGGCGTGTTGTTTGTGCTGTGTGATTTGTTCAAACACCAGGAaggctgtgctgtgctgttgtttggtctgtgtgtttcagaatcctctctctctctttctctctctctctctctctgtctccctctctctctcccttagtCCACCGTTTTCCACAGCTCAGCTAAGCCCTGTTATTCTTCCCCTCAGCGGCTCAGTCCAAAGACAGCAGTTGTGTTTGGAGAAGGCTCTGTTCATGTCCGGCTGGGATCATGCagccattcatctctctctctctgcacgtctgcctgccccccccacccccacccccaccccctgtcTTTCTGAGTCTTTCttaacctctttctctctctctctctcatctctctagGGCTGTATCAGCAACGTGGAGGGATGGCTCCTGGAGAACTGTGGAGTTATTCTTGGAATCTGTGTCGGAGTGGCGGTTATCGAGGTATCTGTCTCTCCCCCGTAGTAGCTCTAATATGCGGACTATGCGCATGTTAGCTGTCCATATGACCCGACAGCCTCTCATACCTCTATTTATAGGAAGCCTGTTGTTGcgcgtatgtgtatgtgtgagtgccTGTGCATATATACCTGTGTATAGGGGAATTCtgacgtgtttgtgtgtgttccagtcagTTTTAGCTCTGATAACTGAGTTGACATCTCTGTCTTCTGCAGCTCCTGGGAATGATCCTGTCCATGTGTCTGTGCAAGAGTGTCGTCCAGGAGGACTATACCAAAGTACCCAAGTACTGAGCTGAAGACAGAACCAGCGCCACACCACACAGATggacggtctctctctctctctctctctctctctctctctctctctctctctctctctccttctctcacattcttttgtacacacacaaattgagGCAGCTGTCTCCACCGTTTAAGCTTCTCCTGCCTAGACAGCTGTGCAAATCCCTCACTCCATAtgtgtcacacaaacacacacacctttcaatCAAGCCTGGCACACTTGTTGGACTCGTGGACTTTTTCGGACATACGCTCTCAACTTACCACGGGCCACAACCTACAAGTGCGTGCACATTCTTGTCTTATCCTTAATGAAATGATACATTTTTTAAGGAGACGCTTGTAGCTATAGGTAATGGATTTTGGTGGGAGCCAGAGAATTTTACAGTATGATAATGTTCATGTGTGAATGAACTCTTTGTGTGGTATCGTTTTCCTTGGCTGTCCTCCCTGAAGCGCTTATCCTACTAGTAGTTAGCCCCGtctttgtgagagagagagcactttaGTGACATTTGGTGAGCGGAGAGCTGGAGCATCCTCTCTAACTTGAGGcagggagatgagagggagatgggagggtgtgggtgggtgcatgGTGGATGCTCACAAGAGGGATTAATCCCACTCTGTAATCCCATAGCTGGTATTTTTGGTgcagagggtggaggagaggccCCCGGGCTGAGCCAGGGCAGGGTTGCTGTGGTTGAGGCTTTGGCTTCTTTCATCAGCTCCTTGCACTGAGGAGCCCTAATATTAGCCTCCCTTTacccccaccacctcctcctcctccctcccatccatccatcctctgtCCACCTCTGTAATccacctctctgtcttcctcccggGTGCGTCTGACTGGTAACCAGTGGCTTGCAAAATGAATAGTTCTGCATGAagtacttgtgtgtgtatgatgtgttgagtgagtattttatttctttttgttcttttttattatattcTTATGTCATCTCTGTTTTTTTACAACTGTATATATGTCTTTGGTAAGGGATTATTGCACTTCTGTGCTTGGTCAGCGTTTTATATGGGAAAGCGGTCACCCACATGCTCTTGTTTTAAGAGTCCTATTGTTCTTTGTTTCCACTCTATTGTTTATGATGTACAGAGTGTGGCTGCCAGAGCGGCTCGTCAGCACTATTTCGGTCCGAATCAGAGAAATTGGAGTCCAACTTTAAGTTTGTCGAGTGAGTCTGTTGGTTCCTCTTAAAGcgatattttcattttttagcaCGTATAACATAGCATGAGTTTGTGAACAGACAACCAACCATAGTGTCTGCCTCAGGTATCTGTACTGAAGTCATTCACTCctgctttcattttgaaaaccttgGTTATTTAATCATAGTGATAACACATGAAGACTGCAGCAGTGTAAACTAACCTAATAAACCCTAATTCTCTTCTCTATATCATTGGTAACAAGAGTAGAGAAAAATGTTGGAAGCTTAGTGACTATATTTCTGAGGCAGCTAAAGCCATGTGTGTGCTAAAATATGTTCTACAAAAGTGTTTAAATATTGCTTTGAGTTTTCTTGTCCCATCTCACCATCTCAGTTCTTCCACTTCATTTCAAACAGACTATTATGGGCGACTTTAATGGTTAATTTAGTGGATAGATTGCTGTTTTTTGTGGTATGTAATTTGTCATGCATCTCACATTAGTTTAATTCAACAGTCATTTTAAATTGTGTTCCTCATGCTGCAATTACACAAGAGGGAGGAAACTGGCCATTTGTTATAAAAAGAACAATGGAGTCTATCAGAGTGTTACAATCAGCCTCTACTTTATGACCTGCCAAATTTAAACATTAATTTAACTTAAATATAGATGAAGgctttttattgtgtgtttaaaatgtttttacacttttacagAAAAAGAACTGTATTTTGTTAGGTAGAAGAAAATGTTCCTGGACCTAGAAgccatgttttaaaaaaaaaatgtgcatttcttttctttatcaAGAATTATTAATAAACTGAACCTACCAGAATCAGTTGAACACTTGTCTTATTTCATGTCTTATTTCATGTCATtagttgaaacatttgtttaaaGTAACAGAGGTTAGGTTGAGATACAGACCGTTATTTTGCTAAGCAGATTCTATCTAAAGGAAAGTCCCTTTATTTCCTTAGAACTTAACACGTGGTCATTTATCAGTTTTATACTGAAGGCAGCCAGAAGATGGCAGTATATACTTACAATGTCACTGGCTCAGGGACTAAGGCATTAGAGACAGGCAAAGGAGAGCATGAATTCAGCAGCTTATGATGTTTTTAGTGTAAAACAAAAGATGCTTTATGAAAGGATTAATTATGTCTGAATTTTTGATTTGTGGAAGTGGCAGATTTAATTATATATCTGCTTTATGCAGATTATTTTCAGGTAGAACACTAATAACCTTTGCCTCCCTAGTTCTACACCTTTGGGCtagttcatttattttctgataATTTGCCTATTTAGTCTAGACATTTTTCTGTTTGAAATTAGGTCTGTCTAACCTGAGGCTGAACAGAACAAAGAGCTCCACAGCCATTCATTTCCCTATGATAACAGAAAGGGATTTTCCTCCGCATTAAAAACAATAGGGCCCTTCTCATAAGATTTAAGGGCGATGACTCTTATCAAGAGAAAGGTGCCCTATGACGTCATGTCATGCTAGAAACCAATACCTCACCACACCACTGACTCACCAGCACTGctataaagcaaaacaaaagaatcaCAGCATGGATGACCATGTTTCTCTAATCCAATCCACTGTTGACTGTGACACTTTAACCTTAACACTTGGTGAGGCATAATGAGTGCAGCGTAGCGCTCTCAGGAGGCTGTTTCGAGTACCTCAACAGGGCCGCATCTCATCAGGGAGCTCCATTCATCATGAGTACATAGAGCGCTACACCTCAACCTCTCCTTTAAAACATCCTATGGTGCTTAAGAGCAACAGCCCTTAGGCTAAACGAGGGGATAATCAAGGTTGGGGAATGTCCCATTTTACAGTTGTTTTTCCATATAGGCTAGTGAAGCGTTTGGTGTGATGTGGGTGAGGCGCAGTACAGCCAGGATCTGGATAAGCTAACTCTGTTGCTTCATCATTTATCCACCGGaacaaaaaagtgtgtgtgcatttgtgtgtgcatgtgtatgtgtatgtgcttcTGAAAAGCGGGCTTAAGTGGGCTTATGGCCAGGACAGACTGCTCCTGCTGGATTCATCAGATCAtaactaccacacacacacacacacacccacatacacacacacacacacacacacacacacacacacacatacacacacacacacacacacacacacacacacacacacacacacacacacacacatacacacacacatacaaacacacactgcccacCCAGGCCAAACAGTGCAAGGAAGGAAAAcctcctctgtttctttccACATAAATGTCACCAGGTCCAAGATGGAGGAAGTGGGACAGAGGGGGCTTCCCCCTGATGAGCCCACTGAGACTGTATGAAATAATGGGATGAATAATGAAGACTTCAAGTCCACGTGTTCGGTAAGCACTGAGTAACCTGGAGCGGTCCGAAATAATATGCTGATTGAAGAAGTGGGTCTCTTGTGAGTGTGTAATAGCACCTCGAGGCGATACTACTTTTGTAATAGTATCTTGTCTTAATGCTGGGCGTGCATGCATCTTACAACATCTCTACTGCACAGAGCTTTATGTAACAgaaaatgaggtgtgtgtgtgtgtgtgtgtgtgtgtgtgtgtgtgtgtgtccatcaggaTGTGGTCCCAGAACTATTTGGCTcactatcagtgtgtgtgtttttacagtgaGCTTTCCGCTCTATTGGTGCTCATCCAATGCGGATGCTGGCGGAGGGCTCTCTGGGGGTTTGCCCACTAAGCgctgtcctcttcctctctcgcagCAGCATCCTGTTCACAGTGTGTCATGGGCACATTCAGGCGGTAACccctgacacccccccccccccccccctcgatCACCCCGCAATGGACCCCACCTCCACCTGCTCACTGACCTGGCTGCCTGGCCCCTTCCCCATCCGGACACTGCATGGACCCAGCACAGACCCTTCCTGTTTTGAGTCTGTCTGAGGAAACGTGCATAAACAAGCAGCGaagcacacactgacacacatccATCTAATGGGCActcattttcatacacacacacacacatacgctatAATATACCTAGTTAGGTCCCTGTCTGGTGCAGATTACTTTAAGCCTGAGGAGAGGAGCTGCAATCAGAAATGAGATGTATGAGTCACAGCGGCCCTgtatgagaaggagagaggatcaGGCTCGTTCCATTAGCTGTTTAAATTGTTTCTGTGATAGGCTGAGAGGCGGTGAGTGGCTGCAGGTCAGCGGGTGCCCTCCGCCTCATTTCCTGCCCAGCGGCTTGTAGAATCCAGtgcaaagatacacacacacacacacactcacagctacctccctttccccctctctccctctctctctctatacctctctctccttcctctctcaggCTAATCCAGTGTGATAAGGGCGAGCTCTCCTCTCCATGCGGCCTCTTTGGCCCgtggagagcgcagacctctgAAATCACTCTGGCACGGCTCCACCGCCCTGCCAAAGATCAGGGAACATCAGCAATATGAGTCTGTGAAAACATGCTGTTTCCGCTCCACTCCGGTGAGAtgggggcaagagagagagagagagagagagaaagagaaagagaaagagaaagagagagagaaagagagggacattAAGAAAGACACCCGGCGCCaagtgtgtggagagagagaaagaaactaCAGCTGGCGCCAGTCAAAGTCATCAGTCCTATCTTATATATTCCATAAAGTTAAAGTCATCAGCCCTATATTCCATCAAGTCAAAGTCACCAGAAGAAGATCATATTCCATAAAGACACCACACAAGGAGCAGCTTGCAGAAGAAAGCCTATTTCTGGATAGGGACACGGACTGCAGTATTAGCTAGTTAACATGTTTGATGATCGCACCTGAGGACTGTGCTTGAGGCGCTAATTATCTCTCTTTGTGTTCATAAATATCTCATAATCACACCGTAATCTTATGTACCAAATTATACCCATAATATTGTTGTGTCAGTGTAGCCCACAAGCTATAATGAGCTATCTCTGCGTTGAGGACTtcagggtgtttgtgtgtgtgtgtttgtgtgtgtgtataatatacatgtgtgcatgtgtgcatttgtatagatacatatgtgtgtgtatgtgtgtgtgtgtgagtgtgtgtgtgagtgtgtgctgctTGCTTGAGTGGGAGTTTATGTCTGATCTGATT
Coding sequences within:
- the cd82b gene encoding CD82 molecule b, which gives rise to MGKGCITATKYFLFLFNLLFFIFGALIMGFGLWVLLDNQSFIAVLQESSNTLKVASYILIGVGSLSMAMGFFGCIGAIYEIRCLLGLYFTCLLLILIAQVTAGVLIYFQRDRLKYEMSNIIKGMLVNYTGQNRTTEHTWDYIQRTMKCCGWTGPGNWSENIWIKNSSQILYSCSCRNETLPGTDIKETGLCENLSADLPVYETGCISNVEGWLLENCGVILGICVGVAVIELLGMILSMCLCKSVVQEDYTKVPKY